In the Staphylococcus sp. IVB6240 genome, one interval contains:
- the thiD gene encoding bifunctional hydroxymethylpyrimidine kinase/phosphomethylpyrimidine kinase — protein sequence MQKPKIALSIAGTDPSGGAGAMADLKAFHACGVYGMSAITSIVAQNSLGVQHIHNLEPAWLEEQLESVFTDEPPHALKTGMIPTPEMMQIIQQYLKKIDIPYVIDPVMVAKSGDSLMAEQVRNQLKETLLPYADVATPNIPEAEEITGFKIETMDQIHRAGNFFINEIGAKGVVIKGGHLAGDATDYLFTREGHYVFEDERYPTEHTHGTGCTFSAVITAELAKGRSVYEAVAKAKEFISLAIKYTPEIGRGRGPVNHFAYQAQKGWD from the coding sequence ATTCAAAAACCTAAGATTGCGTTATCGATTGCAGGAACAGATCCATCAGGTGGTGCAGGTGCAATGGCAGACTTAAAGGCATTCCATGCTTGTGGTGTTTATGGCATGAGTGCAATCACTAGCATCGTGGCACAAAACTCACTCGGTGTACAACATATTCATAACCTTGAACCTGCTTGGTTAGAAGAACAGCTAGAAAGTGTTTTTACAGATGAACCACCACATGCACTTAAGACAGGTATGATACCGACACCTGAGATGATGCAGATTATTCAACAGTATTTAAAAAAGATTGATATTCCATATGTAATCGACCCAGTAATGGTCGCTAAAAGTGGTGACTCACTTATGGCTGAACAAGTTCGAAATCAACTGAAAGAGACATTGTTACCTTATGCAGATGTTGCAACACCTAATATTCCAGAAGCAGAAGAAATTACAGGTTTCAAGATAGAAACAATGGATCAAATTCATCGTGCAGGAAACTTTTTCATTAATGAAATTGGTGCAAAAGGTGTCGTGATTAAAGGTGGTCATTTAGCAGGAGATGCGACGGACTATCTATTCACACGAGAAGGGCATTATGTATTTGAAGATGAACGTTATCCAACCGAACATACACATGGAACAGGATGTACATTTTCAGCAGTTATTACGGCGGAATTAGCGAAAGGGCGTTCTGTCTATGAAGCAGTTGCTAAGGCGAAAGAGTTTATTTCTTTAGCAATTAAGTATACGCCAGAAATTGGACGTGGCAGAGGTCCGGTGAATCACTTTGCATATCAAGCACAGAAAGGGTGGGATTAA
- a CDS encoding single-stranded DNA-binding protein has translation MKIINQIKAIGTVSKAPKYYEKPGSYFVTFFLAVERKYKEKGKAPIYDYLNCKAFVPIAIQIDQEVSQGDTLSIEGYLTTRRYQFNDEKRFSTEVVVESVEKLEVPPRINASDTTLVSF, from the coding sequence GTGAAAATAATTAATCAAATTAAAGCAATTGGCACTGTCTCTAAAGCACCAAAGTATTATGAGAAGCCAGGCAGTTATTTTGTAACCTTTTTTCTTGCGGTTGAACGCAAATATAAAGAAAAAGGAAAGGCGCCTATCTATGACTACTTGAATTGTAAAGCATTTGTCCCTATTGCAATACAAATTGATCAAGAAGTTAGTCAAGGAGACACGCTCTCTATTGAAGGTTATCTCACGACACGTCGTTATCAATTTAATGACGAAAAACGTTTTTCAACTGAAGTTGTCGTTGAATCTGTTGAAAAACTTGAAGTCCCACCCCGTATTAACGCCAGCGACACCACTCTTGTCTCGTTTTAA
- a CDS encoding YwpF-like family protein — MKTFKAVRFQIVSDNSSVTEYELIDGVIINKEDRGTGWLLEIVISDIHKEQMTAYMDNNELLNIRVVITRPSNDPALFDATIKHITQLKDKISVIFECHIYTLRQVYAESLLEQLVDEGLEGDDLIKTFSRKMQSKPRLKDERQ; from the coding sequence ATGAAGACTTTTAAAGCCGTACGATTTCAAATTGTATCCGATAATAGTAGTGTCACTGAATATGAATTAATCGATGGCGTCATTATAAACAAAGAGGATCGGGGAACAGGTTGGTTGCTTGAAATTGTTATTTCAGATATCCATAAAGAGCAAATGACCGCTTACATGGACAATAACGAATTACTCAATATCCGGGTTGTCATTACACGTCCATCTAATGATCCAGCATTATTTGATGCAACGATTAAACATATTACACAGCTTAAAGATAAGATTTCAGTTATCTTTGAATGCCATATTTATACGCTACGCCAAGTATATGCAGAAAGCTTATTAGAACAACTTGTTGACGAAGGTTTAGAAGGCGATGACTTGATTAAAACCTTCAGTCGTAAAATGCAATCGAAACCTCGACTTAAAGATGAACGCCAGTAA
- the fabZ gene encoding 3-hydroxyacyl-ACP dehydratase FabZ, which produces METIFDYNEIKKIIPHRQPFLLIDKIVEYEEGKRCVGIKQVSGNESFFQGHFPEYAVMPGVLITEALAQTGAVAMLNSEENKGKIALFAGIDKCRFKRQVVPGDTLTLEVEITKIKGPIGKGTAKATVDGQLACSCELTFALQSPE; this is translated from the coding sequence ATGGAAACTATTTTTGACTATAATGAGATTAAAAAAATTATTCCACATCGTCAGCCATTTTTGTTGATTGATAAAATTGTTGAATATGAAGAAGGCAAGCGCTGTGTAGGAATTAAGCAAGTATCAGGTAATGAGTCATTTTTCCAAGGTCATTTTCCTGAATATGCCGTGATGCCAGGTGTGCTGATTACAGAAGCATTGGCACAAACAGGCGCAGTCGCAATGCTGAACAGTGAAGAAAATAAAGGCAAAATAGCCTTATTTGCAGGAATTGATAAATGTCGATTTAAAAGACAAGTCGTTCCTGGAGATACATTAACACTAGAAGTTGAAATTACAAAGATAAAAGGGCCAATTGGTAAAGGAACAGCTAAAGCAACTGTTGATGGACAACTTGCATGTAGCTGCGAACTAACATTTGCACTTCAATCACCAGAATAA
- the murA gene encoding UDP-N-acetylglucosamine 1-carboxyvinyltransferase, producing the protein MDKIIVRGGQTLKGNVTVEGAKNAVLPIITAALLASDGKSELRNVPPLSDVETINNVLSVLNADVAYDEATQVVTVDATKQLNEEAPYEYVSKMRASILVMGPLLARLGVAKVALPGGCAIGSRPIEQHLKGFEALGAEIHQEAGFIHATAPNGLVGCDIHLDFPSVGATQNIIMAASLAKGRTVIENVAREPEIVDLANYINEMGGDVKGAGTDTIVIHGVEKLYGTSHAIIPDRIVAGTLMIAAAITRGDVFVKGATKEHMTSLVYKLEEMGVKLEYREDGIRVTAPEQLKPVDVKTLPHPGFPTDMQSQMMALLLTAEGHKVVTETVFENRFMHVAEFKRMNANISVEGRNAKIQGKSALQGAQVKATDLRAAAALILAGLVAEGETTVTELKHLDRGYVDFHGKLKALGADIERVNN; encoded by the coding sequence ATGGATAAAATTATTGTACGAGGCGGACAAACATTAAAAGGAAACGTAACTGTTGAAGGGGCAAAAAATGCAGTTTTACCGATCATTACAGCAGCTCTATTAGCGAGTGACGGTAAAAGTGAATTACGAAATGTACCGCCATTAAGTGACGTGGAAACAATCAATAATGTATTGAGTGTTTTGAATGCAGACGTTGCATATGATGAAGCAACACAAGTTGTCACAGTAGATGCGACAAAACAATTAAATGAAGAAGCACCATATGAATATGTTAGTAAAATGCGTGCGAGTATTCTAGTGATGGGGCCTTTATTGGCGCGTCTTGGCGTTGCAAAAGTGGCTTTACCTGGAGGATGTGCAATTGGTTCTCGTCCGATTGAGCAACATCTTAAAGGTTTTGAAGCATTAGGTGCTGAAATTCATCAAGAAGCAGGATTTATCCATGCAACGGCGCCGAATGGTCTTGTAGGATGTGATATTCACTTAGACTTCCCAAGTGTAGGTGCAACTCAAAATATTATTATGGCAGCTTCATTAGCAAAAGGACGTACAGTTATTGAAAATGTTGCACGTGAACCTGAAATTGTAGACTTAGCTAATTACATTAATGAAATGGGTGGCGATGTAAAAGGTGCTGGAACAGATACAATCGTGATTCATGGTGTTGAAAAGCTATATGGTACATCACATGCGATTATTCCAGACCGTATCGTAGCAGGAACGCTCATGATTGCAGCTGCGATTACAAGAGGAGATGTATTTGTTAAAGGTGCCACTAAAGAACATATGACAAGTCTTGTATATAAGCTTGAAGAAATGGGGGTAAAACTAGAATATCGTGAAGATGGTATCCGTGTAACGGCACCAGAACAACTAAAACCAGTAGATGTTAAAACATTACCACATCCTGGGTTCCCAACAGATATGCAGTCACAAATGATGGCACTCCTCTTAACAGCAGAAGGTCATAAAGTTGTAACGGAAACTGTTTTTGAAAATCGCTTTATGCACGTTGCAGAATTTAAACGTATGAATGCTAACATTTCTGTTGAAGGACGTAATGCTAAAATTCAAGGCAAAAGCGCATTACAAGGTGCACAAGTAAAAGCAACAGACTTACGTGCAGCAGCGGCACTTATTTTAGCTGGTCTTGTGGCTGAAGGTGAAACAACCGTTACAGAGCTAAAACATCTTGATCGTGGATATGTTGACTTCCACGGAAAATTAAAAGCACTCGGTGCAGACATTGAACGTGTTAATAATTAA
- a CDS encoding DUF1146 family protein, producing MEYLGQFAVAHIVMHVLCICVAYWALNAIRLDQFFKKGYPVQVQVVMIFLAITIGTGVSNFVMDLLKFSTQLKYLF from the coding sequence ATGGAATATTTAGGACAGTTTGCAGTCGCGCATATCGTGATGCATGTACTCTGTATTTGTGTTGCCTACTGGGCACTAAATGCAATTAGATTAGATCAATTTTTTAAAAAAGGATACCCAGTTCAAGTACAAGTTGTCATGATTTTTTTGGCAATTACAATTGGAACAGGTGTTAGTAACTTTGTGATGGACTTGCTTAAGTTTTCAACACAACTGAAATATTTATTTTAA
- a CDS encoding F0F1 ATP synthase subunit epsilon — protein sequence MNTLTLDIVTPNGSVYNEDNVEIVVLQTTAGEMGVMHGHIPTVAPLKIGHIKVTRDGKSDYIAVTEGFAEIRREKINILVQSAESAEDIDLERAKSAKQRATFYLEGDKEDTDMKRAERALKRAENRIEVAKFK from the coding sequence ATGAATACATTAACCTTAGATATCGTCACTCCTAATGGTTCTGTTTATAACGAAGACAATGTAGAAATCGTTGTCTTACAAACAACAGCAGGCGAGATGGGTGTGATGCATGGTCACATTCCGACGGTTGCGCCATTAAAAATTGGTCATATCAAAGTAACACGAGACGGTAAGTCCGACTATATAGCTGTGACTGAAGGATTTGCTGAAATTCGTCGCGAAAAAATCAATATTCTTGTTCAATCCGCTGAATCAGCAGAAGATATTGACTTAGAACGTGCGAAGTCAGCAAAACAGCGTGCAACATTTTATCTTGAAGGCGACAAAGAAGATACTGACATGAAGCGTGCAGAACGTGCATTGAAGCGCGCAGAAAACCGTATCGAAGTAGCCAAATTCAAATAA
- the atpD gene encoding F0F1 ATP synthase subunit beta, with protein sequence MGLGRVTQVMGPVIDVRFEHDEMPNINNALVIEVPRDGESESLTLEVALHLGDDVVRTIAMDSTDGVQRGAEVKDTGAPISVPVGDATLGRVFNVLGDHIDLDGEIDASVRRDPIHRQAPTFDELSTEVEILETGIKVVDLLAPYIKGGKIGLFGGAGVGKTVLIQELINNIAQEHGGISVFAGVGERTREGNDLYYEMKDSGVIAKTAMVFGQMNEPPGARMRVVLSGLTMAEYFRDEQGQDVLLFIDNIFRFTQAGSEVSALLGRMPSAVGYQPTLATEMGQLQERITSTTKGSVTSIQAVFVPADDYTDPAPATAFAHLDATTNLERKLSEMGIYPAVDPLASTSRALEPTIVGQEHYEVARQVQSTLQKYRELQDIIAILGMDELSDEDKKTVERARRIQFFLSQNFHVAEQFTGQPGSYVPVKETVQDFKAILEGKYDHIPEDAFRLVGGIDDVLAKAKDMGVEV encoded by the coding sequence ATGGGATTAGGCCGTGTAACTCAGGTCATGGGTCCAGTCATCGACGTGCGTTTTGAGCATGATGAAATGCCAAACATTAACAATGCACTTGTGATTGAAGTACCTAGAGATGGCGAATCTGAGAGTTTAACTTTAGAAGTTGCGCTACACTTAGGTGACGACGTTGTACGTACAATTGCAATGGACTCAACTGACGGTGTGCAACGTGGTGCAGAAGTAAAAGATACTGGGGCTCCAATTAGTGTGCCAGTAGGTGATGCGACATTAGGTCGAGTATTTAATGTATTAGGTGATCACATTGATTTAGATGGTGAAATCGATGCGTCAGTACGTCGTGATCCAATTCATCGTCAAGCACCAACATTTGATGAACTCTCTACAGAAGTAGAAATTTTAGAAACAGGTATTAAAGTTGTTGACTTATTAGCCCCTTATATTAAAGGTGGTAAAATCGGATTATTCGGTGGTGCCGGAGTAGGTAAAACAGTATTAATTCAAGAATTAATCAACAACATCGCTCAAGAACACGGTGGTATTTCAGTATTCGCTGGTGTAGGTGAGCGTACTCGTGAAGGTAACGACCTTTACTACGAAATGAAAGACAGTGGCGTTATCGCTAAAACAGCAATGGTATTTGGTCAAATGAACGAACCACCTGGTGCACGTATGCGTGTAGTATTATCTGGTTTAACAATGGCAGAATACTTCCGTGATGAACAAGGTCAAGACGTACTATTGTTCATCGACAACATCTTCCGTTTTACTCAAGCAGGTTCAGAGGTATCAGCGTTATTAGGCCGTATGCCTTCTGCCGTAGGTTACCAACCAACACTTGCTACGGAAATGGGTCAATTACAAGAGCGTATCACTTCTACAACAAAAGGTTCAGTAACATCTATCCAAGCGGTATTCGTACCTGCCGATGACTATACTGACCCAGCGCCAGCGACAGCTTTCGCTCACTTAGATGCAACAACTAACTTGGAACGTAAATTGAGTGAGATGGGTATTTACCCAGCGGTAGACCCATTAGCGTCTACATCACGTGCACTTGAACCAACAATCGTGGGACAAGAACACTATGAAGTTGCGCGTCAAGTACAATCAACACTTCAAAAATATCGTGAATTACAAGATATCATTGCCATTCTTGGTATGGATGAATTGTCTGATGAAGATAAGAAAACAGTTGAACGCGCACGTCGTATTCAATTCTTCTTATCACAAAACTTCCACGTAGCAGAACAATTTACAGGTCAACCAGGTTCATATGTACCAGTTAAAGAGACTGTTCAAGACTTCAAAGCAATCTTAGAAGGTAAATATGACCATATCCCTGAAGATGCATTCCGTTTAGTGGGTGGCATTGATGATGTACTTGCTAAAGCAAAAGATATGGGTGTTGAAGTATAA
- the atpG gene encoding ATP synthase F1 subunit gamma codes for MASLKEIDSRIKSTKKMKQITSAMNMVSNSKLRKAEKNAKTFRPYMDKMQDAVTAIAGTNTSSSHPMLVKRPVKRVGYMVLTSDRGLAGAYNANVLKTMIRDIESRHQSPEEYSIIVLGQIGVSFLQNRGYQVANALTDIPDQPSFKAVQAIAKRAVDLYVGEEIDELHVYYSHYISVIENKPTSRQLLPLSSESASEGRGNMASYEFEPDKESILEVLLPQYIESLIYGTILDAKASEHASRMNAMKNASDNATEMIDDLSLEFNRARQAAITQQITEIVGGSAALE; via the coding sequence GTGGCTTCTTTAAAAGAAATAGATTCTCGTATAAAATCAACCAAAAAGATGAAACAAATTACGAGTGCAATGAACATGGTATCGAACTCCAAACTACGTAAGGCTGAGAAAAATGCGAAAACATTTAGACCTTACATGGATAAAATGCAAGATGCAGTGACTGCGATTGCAGGTACCAATACGTCATCTTCACATCCAATGCTTGTCAAAAGACCTGTGAAACGCGTAGGTTATATGGTCTTAACAAGTGATCGTGGTTTAGCAGGTGCTTATAACGCGAACGTATTAAAGACAATGATACGTGATATTGAATCACGTCATCAAAGTCCTGAAGAATACAGCATCATTGTCCTTGGGCAAATTGGTGTATCATTCTTACAAAACCGTGGTTATCAAGTAGCGAATGCCCTAACAGACATTCCAGACCAACCATCATTTAAGGCAGTACAAGCGATTGCGAAACGTGCCGTTGACTTATATGTTGGCGAAGAAATTGACGAATTGCATGTATATTACAGCCATTATATTAGTGTTATTGAAAACAAACCGACAAGCAGACAGTTGTTACCATTATCTTCTGAGAGCGCAAGTGAAGGCCGTGGAAACATGGCATCATACGAATTTGAACCGGATAAAGAATCAATTTTAGAAGTATTGTTACCACAATATATTGAGAGTTTGATTTACGGTACAATTTTAGATGCGAAAGCAAGTGAACACGCATCACGTATGAACGCAATGAAGAATGCGTCTGATAATGCAACTGAAATGATTGATGATTTATCTTTAGAATTCAACCGTGCGCGTCAAGCAGCCATCACGCAACAAATTACGGAAATTGTTGGTGGTTCAGCAGCATTGGAATAA
- the atpA gene encoding F0F1 ATP synthase subunit alpha, giving the protein MAIKAEEISALLRSQIENYESEMSVTDVGTVIQIGDGIALVHGLNDVMAGELLEFHNGVLGLAQNLEETNVGVVILGPFDDIKEGDEVKRTGRIMEVPVGEELIGRVVNPLGQPIDGQGPLNTTKTRPIEKKATGVMARKSVDEPLQTGIKAIDALVPIGRGQRELIIGDRQTGKTTVAIDTILNQKDQDMICVYVAIGQKESTVRASVEKLRQAGALDYTIVVSASAAQPAPMLYIAPYAGVSIAEEFMFNGKHVLIVYDDLTKQAAAYRELSLLLRRPPGREAYPGDVFYLHSRLLERAAKLNDDLGGGSITALPFVETQAGDISAYVPTNVISITDGQIFLQSDLFFSGIRPAINAGLSVSRVGGSAQIKAMKKVAGTLRLDLASYRELESFAQFGSDLDEATSRKLERGKRTVEVLKQDQNKPLPVEHQVLIIYALTRDYLDDIPVEDITRFEDEIIEWTKANANDIFTEIRETGGLPADEKFEAAINEFKKSFKKTEQ; this is encoded by the coding sequence ATGGCCATAAAAGCTGAAGAGATTAGTGCATTACTTCGCTCACAAATTGAAAACTATGAGTCTGAGATGTCAGTAACAGATGTAGGTACAGTTATTCAAATTGGTGACGGTATTGCATTAGTTCACGGATTAAATGACGTTATGGCTGGGGAATTATTAGAGTTCCATAACGGCGTTCTTGGATTGGCTCAAAACTTAGAAGAAACAAACGTTGGGGTCGTTATTTTAGGACCTTTCGACGATATTAAAGAAGGCGACGAAGTGAAACGTACAGGTCGTATTATGGAAGTACCTGTTGGTGAAGAACTTATCGGCCGTGTTGTAAACCCATTAGGTCAACCAATTGATGGTCAAGGCCCATTAAATACAACAAAAACTCGTCCAATCGAGAAAAAAGCAACTGGTGTTATGGCGCGTAAATCTGTAGATGAGCCTTTACAAACAGGTATCAAAGCTATTGACGCACTTGTACCAATTGGTCGTGGTCAACGTGAGTTAATCATCGGTGACCGTCAAACAGGTAAAACAACAGTTGCTATCGATACAATCTTAAACCAAAAAGATCAAGATATGATCTGTGTTTATGTTGCAATCGGTCAAAAAGAATCAACTGTTCGTGCATCAGTTGAAAAATTACGTCAAGCAGGTGCATTAGACTACACAATCGTTGTTTCAGCATCTGCAGCACAACCAGCACCAATGTTATACATTGCACCATATGCAGGTGTATCTATTGCTGAAGAATTTATGTTCAACGGTAAACACGTATTAATCGTATATGATGACTTAACAAAACAAGCGGCAGCATACCGTGAGTTATCATTATTATTACGTCGTCCACCAGGCCGTGAAGCTTACCCAGGTGATGTATTCTACCTACATAGCCGTTTATTAGAGCGTGCTGCTAAGCTTAACGATGATTTAGGTGGCGGTTCTATCACTGCCTTACCATTCGTAGAGACACAAGCAGGGGATATCTCAGCATATGTCCCAACTAACGTAATCTCTATCACTGATGGACAAATCTTCTTACAATCTGACTTATTCTTCTCTGGTATTCGTCCTGCCATCAATGCAGGTTTATCAGTATCACGTGTAGGTGGTTCTGCACAGATTAAAGCGATGAAGAAGGTTGCAGGTACATTACGTCTTGACCTTGCATCATATCGTGAGCTTGAGTCATTCGCTCAATTCGGTTCAGATTTAGATGAAGCGACATCACGTAAACTTGAACGTGGTAAGAGAACGGTTGAAGTTTTAAAACAAGACCAAAACAAACCACTTCCAGTAGAACATCAAGTATTAATTATTTATGCTTTAACACGCGATTATCTTGATGATATTCCAGTTGAAGATATCACACGCTTTGAAGACGAAATCATTGAATGGACAAAAGCCAATGCGAACGACATTTTCACAGAAATCCGTGAAACAGGTGGCTTACCAGCAGATGAGAAATTTGAAGCTGCGATCAACGAATTCAAAAAAAGCTTCAAAAAAACAGAGCAATAA
- a CDS encoding F0F1 ATP synthase subunit delta, whose amino-acid sequence MANVAQKYAQALFDVALKAEVLTQVYGELTEIHTAIQNQKRDLATMDYEPKITANERRQLVDDVFKGVHPYLLNTLKVIATQRNFRLLPDIYRAFEESYYAFHGLADAYVETAASLSEEELEQVKHALLDRTGLKDLNLHTTVNPDLIGGVRVKIGTKVYDGSIQNDLNQLVKQFSRVN is encoded by the coding sequence ATGGCTAATGTAGCTCAAAAATATGCCCAAGCACTTTTCGATGTTGCTTTGAAAGCAGAAGTGTTAACGCAAGTTTATGGTGAACTCACTGAAATCCATACTGCGATTCAAAATCAAAAACGTGATTTAGCAACAATGGATTATGAACCAAAAATTACAGCAAATGAACGTCGTCAATTGGTAGATGACGTATTTAAAGGTGTACACCCATACTTATTAAATACATTAAAAGTCATTGCGACACAACGCAATTTCCGTCTTTTACCTGACATTTATCGTGCATTTGAAGAGAGTTATTATGCATTTCATGGGCTTGCTGATGCTTACGTTGAAACAGCAGCATCACTTTCTGAAGAAGAGTTAGAACAAGTGAAACATGCTTTACTTGATCGTACAGGTTTAAAAGATTTAAATTTACACACAACAGTTAACCCAGACTTGATTGGTGGCGTACGTGTGAAGATTGGAACAAAAGTCTATGATGGCTCAATCCAAAACGATTTAAATCAACTTGTGAAACAGTTTAGCAGAGTTAATTAA
- a CDS encoding F0F1 ATP synthase subunit B codes for MTANLFTFAAGSGVNIGDIAVTLVTFTILLVLLKKYAWGPLKQVMDDRERSINKDIDDAEQAKLNAQRLEEENQKILKETQDEVHKIIEDAKLQARRQQEEIIHEANKRANGMIETAQSEINSEKERALAEINNQVSELSVLIASKVLRKEISEQDQKALVEKYIKEVGDK; via the coding sequence GTGACTGCCAACTTATTTACCTTTGCAGCTGGAAGTGGCGTTAACATCGGTGATATTGCCGTAACTTTGGTAACATTCACGATTTTATTAGTGCTACTGAAAAAATATGCATGGGGACCATTAAAACAAGTGATGGACGATCGTGAACGTTCTATCAATAAAGATATTGATGATGCGGAACAAGCGAAATTAAATGCGCAACGTCTTGAAGAAGAAAATCAAAAAATCTTGAAAGAAACACAAGATGAAGTTCATAAAATTATTGAAGATGCGAAGTTACAAGCACGTCGTCAACAAGAAGAAATCATCCACGAAGCCAATAAACGTGCGAATGGTATGATTGAAACAGCACAAAGTGAGATTAACAGCGAGAAAGAACGTGCGTTAGCTGAAATTAATAACCAAGTATCAGAGCTTTCAGTATTAATTGCATCAAAAGTTTTACGCAAAGAAATTTCTGAGCAAGATCAGAAAGCACTCGTTGAAAAGTACATTAAAGAGGTAGGGGATAAATAA
- the atpE gene encoding F0F1 ATP synthase subunit C — protein MNLIAAAIAIGLSALGAGIGNGLIVSRTVEGVARQPEARTQLMSIMFIGIGLVEALPIIGVVITFIVLFQ, from the coding sequence ATGAATTTAATCGCAGCAGCAATCGCAATCGGTTTATCAGCATTAGGTGCAGGTATTGGTAACGGTCTTATCGTATCTAGAACAGTAGAAGGTGTCGCTCGTCAACCAGAAGCACGTACACAATTAATGTCAATCATGTTCATCGGTATCGGTTTAGTTGAAGCACTTCCAATCATCGGCGTAGTTATTACATTTATCGTATTATTCCAATAA
- the atpB gene encoding F0F1 ATP synthase subunit A: MQHENPIVTWHFLGIDINFNLSTIMMLLITAVIVFVIAIACTRNLQKRPKGAQNFIEWVFDFVRGVIESNMAWKTGGQFHFLAVTLILFIFVANMLGLPMSLVVGHTLWWKSPTADPHVTLTLATMMVLLTHYYGVKMRGAKAYAKGYATPYTALLPINIFEEFSSTLTLGLRLYGNIYAGEILLGLLAGVTTTAVGWIIGIPGLIVWQGFSIFIGTIQAYIFIMLSMVYMSHKVADNH, encoded by the coding sequence ATGCAACATGAAAATCCTATTGTAACGTGGCACTTCCTAGGTATTGATATTAATTTCAACTTATCTACCATTATGATGCTCTTGATTACGGCGGTCATTGTTTTTGTAATTGCGATTGCATGTACGCGTAACTTACAAAAGAGACCTAAAGGTGCCCAAAACTTCATTGAGTGGGTTTTTGACTTCGTGCGTGGTGTTATTGAAAGCAACATGGCATGGAAAACAGGGGGGCAATTCCACTTCTTAGCTGTGACGTTGATTCTATTTATCTTTGTCGCAAATATGTTGGGATTACCAATGTCATTAGTTGTCGGTCATACGTTATGGTGGAAATCACCAACAGCTGACCCGCATGTAACGTTGACACTTGCGACAATGATGGTGTTATTAACACACTATTACGGCGTCAAGATGCGTGGTGCCAAAGCTTACGCGAAAGGGTATGCAACACCATATACAGCGTTACTGCCTATCAACATCTTTGAAGAATTTTCTTCAACATTAACACTTGGTTTACGTCTTTACGGTAACATCTATGCCGGTGAGATCTTATTAGGCTTATTAGCAGGTGTTACCACAACAGCAGTTGGTTGGATTATCGGTATTCCGGGTCTGATTGTTTGGCAAGGCTTCTCAATCTTTATCGGAACAATCCAAGCATATATCTTTATCATGTTATCAATGGTATACATGTCACACAAAGTGGCAGACAACCATTAA
- a CDS encoding ATP synthase subunit I, producing the protein MKRFYIKSQPFLTIYMSVIVILVVLNLLYHHTFVVGVLIGTLASMVNTTIFEYYLWRAQHRPSAPVSTGNGWRYLVAIVACTIWFFNQSAIHIVGVLIGLMISYALIIFRPLFKRG; encoded by the coding sequence ATGAAACGTTTCTATATTAAATCACAGCCATTTTTAACCATTTACATGAGTGTGATTGTGATACTTGTCGTGTTAAACTTGTTGTATCATCACACATTTGTGGTTGGTGTGCTTATCGGGACGCTTGCATCTATGGTGAATACAACCATATTTGAGTATTATCTTTGGCGTGCTCAACATCGTCCTTCAGCTCCAGTTTCAACGGGGAATGGCTGGCGATATTTAGTCGCGATAGTCGCCTGTACCATCTGGTTTTTTAACCAATCTGCAATACATATTGTAGGTGTACTCATTGGGCTAATGATTTCATACGCATTGATTATTTTTCGTCCCTTATTTAAAAGGGGATAG